The following are encoded in a window of Fischerella sp. PCC 9605 genomic DNA:
- a CDS encoding AAA family ATPase, whose amino-acid sequence MTKLILLIGLPGSGKSTLAKQLLAECPQRRLVSTDAIRGQLFGNEALQGPWLWIWWEVKRQFQEAIATGSTVIYDATNAQRRHRREVITLARDIGFTHISGIWINTPVWLCLARNKRRERRVPEEVIFRMYRQLRDAPPSLEEGLDCLICFSKEIGEYGNCACVLSKNRT is encoded by the coding sequence ATGACAAAATTAATTCTACTAATTGGTCTTCCTGGTAGTGGTAAGTCAACTTTGGCAAAACAGTTGCTAGCAGAATGCCCCCAGAGGCGGTTGGTTTCTACCGATGCTATTCGGGGGCAATTATTTGGCAATGAAGCACTTCAGGGCCCGTGGCTGTGGATTTGGTGGGAAGTTAAACGACAATTTCAAGAGGCGATCGCTACAGGTAGTACAGTAATTTACGACGCTACCAATGCTCAGCGACGCCATCGCCGTGAAGTCATCACCCTCGCCCGCGACATCGGTTTTACTCACATTAGTGGAATCTGGATCAATACCCCTGTTTGGCTGTGTTTGGCACGCAATAAGAGGCGGGAACGCCGAGTGCCGGAGGAGGTCATTTTTCGCATGTATCGCCAACTACGTGATGCTCCCCCCAGTTTAGAAGAAGGACTAGACTGTCTGATTTGCTTTTCCAAAGAGATTGGAGAGTACGGAAATTGCGCTTGTGTTTTGAGCAAGAACCGAACTTGA
- a CDS encoding S8 family peptidase, translating into MRIEKLSPGLILAYEDYQREGQAALIGHKRSLGIVAPKTSLKPTRSVVFIYCDEQTDLSHLSQYGIEVNQNTGAVRTAYLPIDSLGDLSDEPTIQRIKPSRKLHLRMDVAPGRVKLPEFKNKTGLTGKGVVIGVIDSGIDPKHPAFAGRILRIWDQTLPGPGVAEGGYGAELTEAQLTISQDTDGHGTHVAGIAAGSDATYSGVAPEAELVVVKTDLQDAHIADGVRYIFRVASEMGRPAVVNLSLGGHADAHDGSDSLSKIIDAESGPGRIVCCAAGNEGNDNIHGQTNVTCNRMSTMRFNVPYNQVGIVWLNSWYSSEGQLEVSVRSPNGFVTPFQPIIADGNPSKEYTLPDAQVQIVTPGPDPVNGDYNFFVQIRGAGSSRFTQPVSGGIWQLRVRKTSGDDVRLDVWTLDDAASVFFTGKSISDAVKIGSPGTAGSAITVASYTTKVKYTDIDGSDREIGLELDNISEFSSEGPLRNNAHKPDVAAPGAMIVSALSSTANFDRSMMVNSKFVTMAGTSMATPFISGLVALLLQRDPNLDPATVKDLLRKNSSIPGKDAGTFDNKWGFGLIETLNL; encoded by the coding sequence ATGAGAATCGAAAAACTTTCTCCTGGGTTGATACTGGCTTACGAAGACTATCAAAGAGAGGGGCAAGCGGCGTTAATCGGCCATAAGCGATCGCTTGGTATAGTTGCCCCCAAAACTAGCCTCAAGCCAACACGGAGTGTCGTTTTTATCTACTGTGATGAACAAACTGACTTGAGTCATTTGTCACAATACGGTATTGAAGTCAACCAAAACACAGGTGCTGTCCGGACAGCTTACTTACCCATAGACAGTTTAGGCGATCTATCTGATGAACCGACCATCCAACGGATTAAGCCATCGCGCAAATTGCACTTGCGGATGGATGTAGCACCAGGAAGAGTCAAACTACCGGAGTTTAAGAACAAAACCGGATTGACAGGCAAGGGAGTTGTCATCGGTGTAATAGACAGCGGCATTGATCCAAAACACCCTGCCTTTGCCGGACGCATTTTACGGATTTGGGATCAAACACTGCCAGGGCCAGGAGTGGCAGAAGGCGGTTATGGGGCAGAATTAACTGAAGCACAACTGACAATTTCTCAAGATACAGATGGTCACGGCACCCATGTTGCTGGTATTGCTGCTGGTTCTGATGCTACCTATAGCGGTGTAGCGCCGGAAGCAGAATTAGTAGTCGTTAAAACAGACTTGCAAGACGCCCACATTGCCGATGGCGTTCGTTATATTTTCCGAGTGGCAAGTGAAATGGGACGCCCAGCAGTAGTAAATCTCAGCTTGGGTGGACATGCCGATGCCCACGATGGCAGCGACTCTCTGTCAAAAATCATCGATGCCGAATCAGGCCCGGGACGAATTGTTTGCTGTGCTGCGGGTAACGAAGGTAATGACAATATTCACGGTCAGACCAATGTCACCTGTAACCGAATGAGTACAATGCGCTTCAACGTTCCTTACAATCAAGTAGGTATTGTTTGGTTAAACAGCTGGTATTCTAGCGAAGGTCAGTTGGAAGTCTCCGTGCGGAGTCCCAATGGTTTCGTAACTCCCTTTCAACCAATTATTGCTGATGGCAATCCCTCCAAGGAATATACCTTACCAGATGCACAGGTACAAATCGTTACGCCTGGGCCCGATCCAGTCAACGGAGACTACAACTTCTTTGTACAAATTCGGGGTGCAGGTAGCAGCAGATTTACCCAACCTGTATCAGGCGGTATTTGGCAGTTGCGGGTACGCAAAACTTCCGGAGATGATGTCCGCTTGGATGTATGGACATTAGATGATGCTGCATCGGTGTTTTTCACAGGTAAGAGCATATCCGATGCAGTCAAAATTGGTTCACCCGGAACTGCTGGCAGTGCAATTACAGTTGCTTCTTATACTACTAAAGTGAAGTATACTGATATTGACGGTAGCGATCGAGAAATTGGTTTGGAGTTAGATAATATTTCTGAGTTCAGCAGTGAAGGCCCGCTGCGGAATAATGCCCACAAACCTGATGTTGCAGCACCGGGAGCGATGATTGTTTCCGCCCTTTCCTCCACTGCGAATTTTGATCGCTCGATGATGGTAAATTCTAAGTTTGTGACTATGGCTGGTACGAGTATGGCAACACCGTTCATCAGCGGTTTAGTAGCACTGTTGTTGCAGCGTGATCCCAATCTTGACCCAGCTACTGTGAAAGACCTGCTGCGTAAAAATAGTTCTATTCCTGGAAAAGATGCAGGAACTTTTGATAACAAATGGGGTTTTGGACTGATTGAGACGCTCAATCTGTAA
- a CDS encoding RNA-guided endonuclease InsQ/TnpB family protein, with translation MIVFEFKAKGTLAQYQQIDEALRITKFIRNKCLRFWMDNQNVKPYDLNKYTAVIANEFDFAEKLNSSARQAAAERTAFAIKRFFDNCKAKIPGKKGYPRFQKDNRSVEYKLSGWKLSDDRKYIKFTDKCNIGQLKLIGTWDLHFYQIKQIKRVRIVKRSDGCYVQFCVDAERNIDTQPTGKTIGLDVGLNHFYTDSLGNTVENPRYLRKSEKVLKRLQKQVSRKKKGSSNRKKAINRLGRKHLKVSRQRKDNAVKQALCVVRSNDLVAYEKLQVRNMVKNSKLARSISDASWSLFTQWLEYFGKIYGRVVVPVEPKFTSQNCSSCSEVVKKSLSVRTHVCKCGGVLDRDLNAAINILNKALKQTNYDLSTVGRTETFNACGEMTLYPDLATSLGKVAQ, from the coding sequence ATGATTGTTTTTGAGTTCAAAGCTAAAGGCACGCTTGCACAATATCAACAGATAGATGAAGCATTGCGGATTACTAAATTCATCCGTAACAAGTGCTTACGTTTTTGGATGGACAATCAAAATGTTAAGCCTTATGACTTAAATAAATACACTGCCGTTATAGCTAACGAATTTGACTTTGCTGAGAAATTAAATTCTTCAGCAAGACAAGCAGCAGCAGAAAGAACAGCTTTTGCAATCAAGAGATTTTTTGATAATTGCAAAGCAAAGATTCCGGGTAAAAAGGGATATCCAAGGTTCCAGAAAGATAATCGTTCAGTCGAATATAAACTAAGCGGATGGAAACTTTCAGATGACCGCAAGTACATTAAATTTACAGATAAATGTAATATTGGTCAACTAAAGTTAATTGGCACTTGGGATTTGCATTTTTACCAGATCAAACAAATCAAGCGAGTCAGGATAGTTAAGCGGTCAGATGGCTGCTATGTTCAATTCTGTGTAGATGCAGAACGGAATATAGATACTCAGCCTACAGGTAAAACCATAGGTTTAGATGTTGGGTTAAACCATTTCTATACTGATTCCCTTGGCAACACTGTAGAGAACCCTAGATATTTACGAAAATCCGAGAAGGTATTAAAACGTCTTCAAAAACAGGTTAGCCGTAAAAAGAAGGGGTCTAGTAATCGCAAAAAAGCTATCAACCGTCTTGGTAGAAAGCACTTGAAAGTTTCGCGTCAGCGTAAAGATAATGCTGTTAAACAGGCGTTATGCGTGGTGAGGTCTAACGACCTTGTGGCGTATGAAAAACTGCAAGTGAGAAATATGGTTAAAAATAGCAAACTTGCGCGTAGCATTAGTGATGCTTCATGGTCATTGTTCACACAATGGTTAGAGTATTTTGGCAAAATATATGGTCGAGTTGTTGTACCAGTTGAACCAAAATTCACTAGTCAAAATTGCTCATCATGTAGTGAAGTTGTGAAAAAATCCCTATCTGTTCGTACCCATGTTTGTAAGTGCGGGGGTGTTTTAGATAGGGATTTGAACGCAGCTATCAACATTTTGAATAAAGCCTTGAAACAGACTAATTACGACTTAAGTACGGTGGGGCGCACCGAAACTTTTAACGCTTGTGGAGAGATGACCCTCTACCCAGATTTGGCAACAAGTCTAGGCAAGGTTGCTCAGTGA
- a CDS encoding DnaJ C-terminal domain-containing protein: MATTDFKDYYAVLGVSKTASPDEIKQAFRKLARKYHPDVNPGNKQAEARFKEINEAYEVLSDPDKRQKYDQFGQYWKQVGQGFPGGGVGVDMGGFDFSQYGSFDDFINELLGRFGGASPRSGRQSYSYRTSTGAGPGGFGGFSDFGFQDTGAGAATQDGEAAISLTFSEAFHGVKKRFSLGNETIDVRIPPGAKPGTRLRVRGKGPVSPLTQQRGDLYLKVELQSHPFFQFEGDNLVCEVPITPDEAVLGASIEVPTPDGSVSVKLPAGVRSGQSLRLRGKGWPQPKGGRGDELVKIAIATPRDISQQEREYYEKIRTIRTSNPRSHLQNIRL, encoded by the coding sequence ATGGCTACAACCGATTTTAAAGATTATTACGCAGTTTTGGGAGTCAGTAAAACTGCCAGTCCAGATGAAATAAAGCAAGCTTTTCGGAAATTAGCTCGTAAATATCACCCTGACGTGAATCCTGGCAACAAACAGGCGGAGGCACGCTTCAAGGAAATTAACGAAGCCTACGAAGTTTTGTCAGATCCAGACAAACGCCAGAAATACGATCAATTTGGTCAATATTGGAAGCAAGTTGGTCAAGGCTTCCCTGGCGGTGGTGTTGGGGTTGATATGGGTGGGTTTGACTTCAGTCAATATGGCAGTTTTGATGATTTTATCAATGAGTTATTAGGACGTTTTGGCGGTGCTAGCCCTCGCAGTGGCAGACAAAGCTATAGTTACCGTACTTCTACAGGTGCTGGCCCGGGTGGTTTTGGTGGCTTTAGTGATTTTGGATTTCAAGACACTGGTGCAGGTGCGGCAACTCAAGACGGAGAAGCCGCAATTAGTCTGACTTTTTCAGAAGCGTTTCATGGTGTCAAGAAGCGCTTCAGTTTAGGCAACGAAACTATTGATGTCCGCATTCCTCCTGGTGCAAAACCCGGTACTCGTCTGCGCGTACGGGGTAAAGGCCCAGTCAGTCCTTTAACCCAACAACGAGGCGATCTGTACTTAAAGGTTGAACTTCAATCTCATCCTTTCTTCCAGTTTGAGGGTGATAATTTGGTATGCGAAGTGCCAATTACACCAGATGAAGCTGTTCTAGGAGCCTCGATAGAAGTACCTACACCTGATGGTAGTGTTAGTGTGAAGCTACCTGCTGGGGTGCGTTCTGGTCAATCACTGCGTCTGCGCGGTAAAGGCTGGCCGCAACCAAAGGGTGGACGCGGTGACGAACTAGTAAAGATTGCGATCGCCACTCCCAGAGACATCAGTCAACAAGAGCGGGAGTATTATGAAAAAATCCGCACTATCCGTACCTCTAACCCCCGCAGTCATTTGCAAAATATTAGGTTGTAA
- a CDS encoding COG4280 domain-containing protein, whose product MLYLNTTWYQNYIEEYQSKRMNIGIFIGALSSASVEFLETAAIAYAIARSGYPREAGLGTIAGLSVVGIAAAILGTGLQAIPLEFLQVVVGFVLLWFGWGWVKKSVLRQAEGKRAGWVTDPLTSEGIVLATEDTAFNFFNFTIMTKSAALEGLEVAIIVTTLGLASGAWSESLSGAGLALLLTAALVSLLHGHLLQVPEVIIKLSAGIMLMAFGTFWIGEGFDFSWFLGELTLLILIGLYGIISFLAIYWLQNKQQL is encoded by the coding sequence TTGCTATATCTGAACACAACTTGGTATCAGAATTACATTGAGGAATATCAATCAAAAAGAATGAATATTGGTATATTCATCGGTGCATTGAGTAGCGCTAGTGTGGAATTTCTAGAAACGGCAGCAATTGCTTATGCTATTGCACGTTCTGGCTACCCACGAGAAGCTGGCTTAGGCACGATCGCAGGTTTGTCTGTCGTTGGTATAGCAGCAGCAATACTCGGAACTGGTTTACAAGCAATTCCCCTGGAATTCCTCCAAGTAGTAGTTGGCTTTGTACTACTGTGGTTTGGTTGGGGATGGGTGAAAAAGTCTGTATTGCGACAGGCTGAGGGTAAACGTGCTGGATGGGTTACCGATCCACTTACTTCTGAAGGTATTGTTTTAGCAACAGAAGATACCGCTTTTAACTTTTTTAACTTTACGATCATGACTAAGAGTGCTGCTCTTGAAGGATTAGAGGTAGCAATTATTGTCACCACTCTTGGTTTAGCATCAGGCGCTTGGAGTGAATCTTTATCTGGTGCTGGTCTGGCATTGCTATTAACAGCAGCTTTAGTAAGCTTACTGCATGGGCATTTGCTTCAAGTTCCAGAAGTCATAATCAAACTAAGTGCAGGTATTATGCTAATGGCATTTGGTACCTTTTGGATCGGTGAAGGATTTGACTTCAGTTGGTTTTTAGGAGAACTAACACTTTTAATTTTGATAGGTTTGTACGGAATTATTAGTTTTTTAGCAATTTATTGGTTACAAAACAAGCAACAATTGTAG
- a CDS encoding site-specific integrase — MVRKPKKNKKGSVVIASRSGRLRLRFRVNGKQYDIALGLADTTAGRKLAQTRATQIKADITNHRCTGYIHSFDLTLEKYRKQWREEAAALPLIVTVVDVFRAFIDWKEKEVYTRTLEKYQITLSCLQQHYIGNKPAFALTEDDAQDFCDRLKQKLSPLTLKQRIALLVSCWEWAREYGDESIDLPSRNPWKVVLRRVKVPPKQPPLPFSKEEITAILDVFHRDYPHYYPYVVFLFSSGVRTGEAIALKWKHVNPNFTTIWVGESLSKGVRKSTKTNTARTIPTTERVRELLKSIKPENANPDSLVFTAIGGRAIDVDNFTKRYWKTALDKAGVLYRQPYNCRHSFVTNHLLLGTEPIKIAKITGHKIETLYEYYAGLVTPPNIPDFLQ, encoded by the coding sequence ATGGTAAGGAAACCCAAAAAGAATAAGAAAGGGTCAGTAGTTATAGCTTCCCGCTCTGGAAGACTCAGACTCAGATTTAGAGTAAATGGTAAACAGTATGATATTGCTCTAGGTCTAGCTGATACCACCGCAGGAAGAAAGTTAGCTCAAACCAGGGCAACTCAAATTAAAGCAGATATCACCAACCACAGATGTACGGGGTACATCCACAGTTTTGACCTCACACTAGAAAAATATCGTAAGCAGTGGCGAGAGGAAGCAGCAGCTTTACCCTTAATAGTTACTGTGGTTGATGTGTTTCGTGCCTTCATTGATTGGAAGGAGAAAGAGGTCTACACCCGTACACTTGAGAAATATCAAATTACCCTATCCTGCCTGCAACAGCACTATATTGGGAACAAGCCAGCATTTGCTTTAACAGAAGATGATGCTCAGGATTTTTGCGATCGCCTCAAACAGAAACTTAGTCCACTGACACTAAAACAGCGTATTGCCCTACTAGTATCTTGCTGGGAATGGGCTAGAGAATATGGGGATGAATCTATAGATTTACCATCTAGAAACCCCTGGAAGGTAGTTTTAAGACGAGTTAAAGTACCCCCAAAACAACCACCGCTACCATTTAGCAAAGAAGAGATTACGGCGATTTTGGATGTGTTTCATAGGGATTATCCACATTACTACCCCTATGTGGTTTTTTTATTTTCAAGTGGAGTCAGAACCGGGGAAGCAATTGCTCTGAAGTGGAAGCATGTTAACCCTAACTTCACTACTATTTGGGTCGGGGAATCTTTGAGCAAAGGTGTTAGAAAATCCACTAAAACGAATACAGCTAGAACGATACCAACTACAGAAAGGGTACGAGAATTATTGAAGTCAATTAAACCAGAAAATGCTAACCCTGATAGTCTGGTGTTCACTGCTATAGGAGGTAGAGCTATTGATGTGGATAATTTCACCAAACGCTATTGGAAAACAGCTTTGGATAAAGCCGGAGTTCTTTATAGGCAACCTTACAATTGTAGACATTCTTTTGTCACTAACCACCTACTACTAGGGACTGAACCTATTAAAATAGCCAAGATTACAGGACATAAAATAGAAACTCTATATGAATACTATGCTGGGCTGGTGACTCCTCCGAATATCCCTGATTTTCTTCAGTAA
- a CDS encoding glucose-1-phosphate adenylyltransferase, with protein sequence MKKVLAIILGGGAGTRLYPLTKLRAKPAVPLAGKYRLIDIPVSNCINSEIFKIYVLTQFNSASLNRHIARTYSFAGFTEGFVEVLAAQQTPENLSWFQGTADAVRQYLWLFEEWDVDEYLILSGDHLYRMDYREFIQRHRETGADITLSVIPIDERRASDFGLMKIDQSGRIIDFSEKPKGEALKAMRVDTTILGLNQEQAEQQPYIASMGIYVFKKDVLIKLLKESSERTDFGKEIIPDSSKEYNVQAYLFNDYWEDIGTIEAFYNSNLALTQQPRPPFSFYDENAPIYTRARYLPPSKLLDCHVRQSIIGEGCILKNCRVENSVLGIRSRIESGCVIQDSLIMGADYYQAFAERQSDCNPSTIPLGIGANTVIRRAIIDKNTHIGCDVQIINKDNVQEAERESQGFYIRSGIVVVLKNAVIPDGTII encoded by the coding sequence GTGAAAAAAGTTTTAGCAATCATTCTCGGTGGCGGTGCCGGAACCCGCCTTTATCCGTTAACTAAACTACGTGCTAAACCAGCAGTACCACTGGCGGGTAAGTATCGGTTAATTGATATCCCTGTCAGTAATTGTATAAATTCTGAAATATTCAAAATCTACGTCCTGACACAATTCAACTCAGCCTCCCTGAATCGCCACATTGCTCGTACGTACAGCTTTGCTGGCTTCACTGAAGGGTTTGTGGAAGTCTTGGCCGCACAGCAAACACCAGAAAACCTTAGCTGGTTCCAGGGTACAGCTGATGCGGTTCGTCAGTATCTGTGGTTGTTTGAAGAATGGGATGTAGACGAATATTTAATACTTTCAGGCGATCACCTGTATAGGATGGACTACCGTGAGTTTATCCAGCGTCATAGAGAAACTGGAGCTGATATCACTCTCTCAGTTATACCTATTGACGAGCGCCGCGCCTCAGACTTTGGCTTAATGAAAATCGACCAGTCTGGTAGGATAATTGATTTTAGCGAAAAACCCAAAGGCGAAGCTTTAAAAGCAATGCGGGTAGACACTACCATTCTTGGCTTAAATCAAGAACAAGCCGAACAACAGCCCTACATCGCTTCGATGGGCATTTATGTCTTTAAAAAAGACGTTTTGATCAAGTTGTTGAAAGAATCTTCAGAAAGAACTGATTTTGGTAAAGAAATCATTCCTGATTCTTCTAAAGAATACAACGTTCAAGCCTATCTGTTTAATGACTATTGGGAAGATATTGGAACAATCGAGGCGTTTTATAATTCCAACTTGGCACTGACTCAGCAACCCCGTCCGCCCTTTAGTTTCTACGATGAAAACGCACCAATTTACACACGCGCTCGTTATTTACCTCCTAGCAAACTCTTAGATTGTCATGTCAGGCAATCGATTATTGGTGAAGGTTGTATTCTAAAAAATTGCCGAGTAGAAAATTCGGTGCTGGGGATAAGATCGCGGATTGAAAGTGGCTGTGTTATCCAAGATTCCTTGATTATGGGCGCAGACTACTACCAAGCGTTTGCCGAACGTCAGTCTGATTGCAATCCCAGCACGATACCTTTAGGTATAGGCGCTAACACAGTAATTCGGCGTGCCATCATTGACAAAAATACTCACATCGGCTGCGATGTGCAAATTATTAACAAGGATAACGTTCAAGAAGCCGAACGTGAAAGCCAAGGCTTCTACATTCGCAGTGGCATTGTCGTTGTGCTGAAAAATGCTGTCATTCCAGATGGAACGATTATTTAG